The Kineothrix sp. MB12-C1 genome includes a window with the following:
- a CDS encoding glycogen/starch/alpha-glucan phosphorylase has translation MLQQTNMQKDVLLSNLELQLEGLSKDMFQKTVEELSDKEVYFCLLELVKQLMKVSEQIHGEKKVYYISAEFLIGKLLSNNLINLGVYDNLASILKAKGKDIAKLEEIEPEPSLGNGGLGRLAACFLDSIATLGLPGEGIGLNYHYGLFRQVFENKLQTAQKNEWIEEHSWLTKTDITFDVSFGERKVTSRLYDIDVAGYGNGVNKLRLFDIESIDESIVKEGIDFDKEEIEKNLTLFLYPDDSDEAGNLLRIYQQYFMVSNAAQLILREMKEKKYDLRKLYHHAVIQINDTHPTMVIPELIRILVDEKAFTMDEAIEVVSKTCAYTNHTILSEALEKWPLEYLEKVVPQLVPIIEELDERIKAKYDDPKVQIIDEDDRVHMAHIDIHYGFSVNGVAAIHTEILKDTELNAFYKIYPEKFNNKTNGITFRRWLLSCNSELAEFLSRTIGNGYKKDANELEKLLEYMDDQEVLDKIVEIKMNRKKDLAAYVKEAEGVTLNPDSIFDIQIKRLHEYKRQQMNALYIIHKYLEIKKGKKPSTPLTFLFGAKAAPAYIIAQDIIHLLLVLQDIINNDPEVSPYMTLLMVENYNVSYAEKLIPACDISEQISLASKEASGTGNMKFMLNGAVTLGTSDGANVEINELVGDDNIYIFGEKSEAVIEHYAKADYVSKEYYDKSPVIKEAADFIISKEVLAKGNKENLQRLYKELLSKDWFMTFLDLEDYIETKDRMFKDYEDRQKWKKMMLVNIAKAGFFSSDRTIAEYNRDIWKLK, from the coding sequence ATGTTACAGCAGACTAATATGCAAAAGGATGTATTATTATCGAATCTGGAACTTCAACTTGAGGGACTTTCCAAGGATATGTTTCAAAAGACGGTGGAAGAGTTAAGTGACAAGGAAGTATACTTCTGCCTTTTGGAACTTGTGAAACAATTGATGAAGGTATCGGAACAGATTCATGGAGAAAAAAAGGTATATTACATCTCTGCAGAATTTTTAATCGGTAAATTATTATCTAATAATCTAATCAATCTGGGGGTATACGATAACTTAGCCTCCATCTTAAAGGCAAAAGGAAAGGATATTGCGAAGCTGGAAGAAATAGAGCCGGAACCGTCACTCGGAAATGGTGGTCTTGGAAGACTTGCGGCATGTTTCCTGGATTCTATCGCAACGCTGGGGTTGCCCGGAGAAGGAATTGGATTAAATTATCACTACGGTCTGTTCAGACAGGTTTTTGAAAATAAATTGCAGACTGCACAGAAGAATGAATGGATAGAAGAACATTCATGGTTGACGAAAACAGATATTACATTTGACGTGTCCTTCGGAGAGAGGAAAGTAACCTCGAGATTATACGATATCGATGTGGCAGGTTATGGCAATGGTGTGAATAAGCTTCGTTTGTTCGATATCGAATCCATCGATGAAAGCATTGTAAAAGAAGGAATTGACTTCGATAAGGAAGAAATCGAGAAGAACCTGACACTCTTCTTATACCCGGATGATTCTGATGAAGCGGGCAATTTACTCCGTATTTATCAGCAATATTTCATGGTAAGTAATGCAGCTCAGCTTATTCTGCGAGAGATGAAAGAGAAGAAATATGATCTTCGCAAGCTATATCATCATGCGGTAATTCAGATTAACGATACACACCCTACTATGGTAATTCCTGAGTTGATCCGTATTCTTGTGGATGAGAAAGCATTCACGATGGATGAAGCCATCGAGGTTGTAAGCAAGACATGTGCATATACGAATCATACGATTTTGTCAGAAGCATTGGAGAAATGGCCGCTGGAATATTTGGAAAAGGTAGTTCCTCAGTTAGTGCCGATTATCGAAGAGCTGGATGAACGCATTAAGGCAAAATATGATGACCCGAAGGTGCAGATTATCGATGAGGATGACCGTGTGCATATGGCACATATCGATATTCACTATGGTTTCTCTGTAAATGGCGTAGCGGCTATCCATACTGAAATCTTAAAAGATACGGAATTAAATGCATTTTATAAAATTTACCCTGAAAAATTCAACAACAAGACGAATGGAATAACATTCCGCAGATGGCTCTTATCCTGTAACAGCGAACTGGCAGAATTCCTTTCCCGGACGATTGGCAACGGATATAAGAAGGATGCGAATGAGTTGGAGAAGTTATTAGAGTACATGGATGATCAGGAAGTGCTCGATAAGATCGTTGAAATTAAGATGAACAGGAAAAAGGATCTCGCTGCATATGTGAAAGAAGCAGAAGGCGTTACCTTGAATCCTGATTCCATTTTCGATATTCAGATTAAAAGGCTGCACGAGTATAAGCGTCAGCAGATGAATGCACTCTATATCATTCATAAGTATTTGGAAATCAAGAAGGGTAAGAAGCCATCTACACCGCTTACTTTCCTGTTTGGAGCGAAAGCAGCACCGGCCTATATTATTGCACAGGATATTATTCACCTCCTTCTCGTATTACAGGATATTATTAATAACGACCCGGAAGTGAGTCCTTATATGACCCTTCTCATGGTAGAAAATTATAACGTAAGCTATGCGGAGAAGCTCATCCCTGCTTGTGATATTTCCGAACAGATATCTCTTGCATCTAAGGAAGCATCGGGAACCGGAAATATGAAGTTCATGTTAAACGGCGCTGTGACACTGGGGACATCCGATGGAGCTAACGTGGAAATCAATGAGTTAGTGGGCGATGATAATATTTATATCTTCGGTGAGAAGTCTGAAGCCGTAATCGAACACTATGCAAAAGCGGACTACGTATCGAAAGAATATTATGATAAGAGCCCTGTAATTAAGGAAGCGGCAGACTTTATTATAAGTAAAGAAGTGCTGGCGAAGGGAAATAAGGAGAACTTGCAGAGACTTTATAAAGAGCTGCTGAGCAAAGACTGGTTTATGACGTTCCTGGACCTTGAGGACTATATCGAGACGAAGGATAGAATGTTCAAAGACTACGAGGATAGACAGAAGTGGAAAAAGATGATGCTTGTAAACATTGCAAAAGCAGGATTCTTCTCTTCGGATCGAACAATAGCGGAATACAATAGAGATATTTGGAAGTTGAAATAA
- a CDS encoding LacI family DNA-binding transcriptional regulator gives MVSIKDVAKHAGVAISTVSKVLNHYPNVSEETKQKVNRAVEELNFVPNSVAAALSSKQSGRVALFLNLNTKTQAIDEIVMQYISGAINKAMGMGLDVITFFFSMFENKSAEEIARYLKAQSIHGIIIYGMSKEDMVWQKLVESQEFKVVLVDAPLSNRSTSSIWVNQEQAQYDVAKKTVMENDCQKVLYIAGKKNGYVTGERLQGMKRLAEEMELNLLIKNGDFSELQARNIAFRYAKKRDVIVCASDLMAIGAMRALMEMDIFRPVCGFDGITLMGYAGKQMNTIRQDFAGVSAAAVEELHYLLGGGEGRHLVLPYTIERMKYMDIIC, from the coding sequence ATGGTATCGATTAAAGATGTAGCAAAACATGCGGGTGTGGCGATATCCACAGTATCCAAGGTTCTCAATCATTATCCGAATGTCAGTGAGGAAACGAAACAAAAGGTCAATCGGGCAGTGGAAGAACTTAATTTTGTGCCGAATTCCGTGGCAGCAGCGCTTTCCTCCAAGCAGTCGGGAAGGGTAGCTTTATTCCTGAATCTCAATACGAAGACACAGGCGATCGATGAGATTGTCATGCAGTATATTTCGGGGGCCATCAACAAAGCGATGGGAATGGGGCTCGATGTTATCACGTTCTTTTTCTCCATGTTCGAGAATAAAAGTGCCGAGGAAATTGCCAGATATCTGAAAGCGCAAAGCATTCATGGGATTATTATCTACGGGATGTCCAAGGAGGATATGGTCTGGCAGAAGCTGGTGGAATCCCAGGAATTCAAGGTTGTACTTGTAGATGCGCCTCTTAGTAATCGAAGTACATCTTCCATATGGGTCAATCAGGAACAGGCGCAATATGATGTGGCGAAGAAAACCGTGATGGAAAATGATTGTCAGAAAGTTCTCTATATTGCAGGAAAGAAAAACGGATATGTGACGGGGGAGCGCTTGCAGGGGATGAAAAGACTTGCGGAGGAAATGGAATTGAATCTGCTTATCAAGAACGGAGATTTCTCGGAACTACAAGCAAGAAATATTGCATTTCGCTATGCAAAAAAGAGGGATGTCATCGTATGTGCTTCCGATCTAATGGCAATTGGAGCGATGAGAGCGTTAATGGAGATGGACATCTTTCGTCCGGTCTGCGGCTTCGATGGTATTACATTAATGGGTTATGCAGGCAAGCAGATGAATACGATTCGTCAGGATTTTGCAGGGGTGTCTGCAGCGGCGGTAGAAGAACTGCATTATTTGTTAGGCGGCGGTGAAGGAAGGCATCTAGTACTCCCATATACCATCGAAAGAATGAAGTATATGGATATTATCTGTTAA
- a CDS encoding NUDIX hydrolase — protein sequence MKIQSLAQAGLAFSKDVYDTERYERLRDISAEILSYKTEIPVEKVKDLFCNEEGYQTPKLDTRAAIFKEDKILLVHENNGTWSLPGGWVDVLESVKSNTEKEVREEAGLEVRAERIIAIQDRNKHNIPPYAYGVCKVFVLCEVMGGGFTENIETVGSEYFSVDELPILAEEKVTKNK from the coding sequence ATGAAGATTCAAAGCCTGGCGCAAGCCGGATTGGCTTTTTCGAAGGATGTATATGATACGGAGCGTTACGAACGTTTGCGCGATATATCGGCAGAAATATTAAGCTATAAAACAGAGATTCCGGTAGAAAAGGTAAAAGATTTATTTTGTAATGAAGAGGGATACCAAACACCCAAATTGGATACGAGAGCTGCCATATTCAAAGAGGATAAGATATTACTTGTTCATGAAAATAATGGAACATGGTCCTTGCCCGGCGGTTGGGTGGATGTGTTGGAATCTGTCAAAAGCAATACGGAAAAGGAAGTAAGAGAAGAAGCCGGACTGGAAGTGAGAGCAGAGAGAATCATTGCTATACAAGATAGAAATAAGCATAATATCCCCCCGTATGCTTACGGAGTATGTAAGGTATTTGTACTGTGTGAGGTAATGGGAGGTGGGTTTACAGAAAATATTGAAACGGTCGGTTCTGAATATTTTTCCGTAGATGAGCTGCCGATACTCGCAGAGGAAAAAGTTACAAAAAACAAATAG
- a CDS encoding GH36-type glycosyl hydrolase domain-containing protein — translation MKQYVFTDKEGSFQVENPELTSYLYFPVAGESGVMSSITPLLGGDSKTGQNTFLLEPVSSENLHNNKSTRNFWLKMTDGNLWSVTGASAKQQAEKFTGAKEETLLEAGIMWHKITRKSALYHLNAEIVTFVPCTEDKVELTMVTITNTGKDYVTALPVAAIPIYGRSADNIRDHRNVTSMLHRIFTVKNGVAVNPTLTFDERGHRKNTVVYGVFGRGNGELPTGFLPIAEDFIGEGGDFQTPGALYSNSINTVPAGTRVDGLEALGGLVFEEFTLNPGEKVSYVIALGYGEDVQELSVAADHYLTEEAFFEQLTRTKTYWKEKINVSYESGDENFDQWMYWVNFQPMLRRIYGCSFLPHHDYGKGGRGWRDLWQDCLALLMMNPSGVREMLLSNFGGVRMDGTNATIIGKGQGEFIADRNGIARVWMDHGMWPFMTSHLYMRQSGDLEFMLEEAEYFKDAQGFRGEGQDKEWCQEDGCKQKTREGIIYRGTILEHILLQHLTAFYDVGEHNHMRLRGADWNDALDMASERGESVAFTAAYAGNMEEIANLLLFMQEQGGVQTIALLQEMKVLLQEGETLYENIEEKKKLLTRYCASCSHMISGERFMIDIKELSRNIQGKAEWLKEHIRRTEWQKNEEGFSWYNSYYDNNGRRVEGDYQKGVRMMLTGQVFAVMSGTAEKAQVEEIIKAADRYLYTPEVGGYRLNNDFGEIKTDMGRMFGFAYGQKENGAVFSHMTTMYANALYKRGFVKEGFRVVQSLYRHASNAEKCKIYPGIPEYIDPKGRGVYHYLTGAASWMLMTVLTQMYGVKGEYGNLKLEPKLLAEQFDKNREAAVHLEFAGKKLYVKYLNEQGKEYGEYKVKEVIMNGQHVAGKEAVIGKEYFNSCQTKRENEIVVVLG, via the coding sequence ATGAAGCAATATGTATTTACCGACAAAGAAGGAAGTTTTCAGGTGGAGAATCCGGAGCTTACCAGTTATCTTTATTTCCCGGTGGCGGGAGAATCCGGAGTAATGAGCAGCATTACCCCTTTACTGGGAGGAGATTCAAAAACAGGGCAGAACACATTTTTGTTAGAACCGGTCAGCAGTGAAAACCTGCATAACAATAAGTCGACCCGTAACTTCTGGCTTAAGATGACGGATGGGAACCTTTGGTCCGTAACAGGAGCATCCGCAAAGCAGCAAGCGGAGAAGTTTACCGGAGCCAAAGAGGAAACTCTTCTCGAGGCAGGCATTATGTGGCATAAAATAACGAGAAAATCAGCGCTCTATCATTTAAACGCAGAAATCGTGACCTTTGTTCCCTGTACCGAGGACAAGGTAGAGCTTACCATGGTGACGATTACGAATACCGGGAAAGATTATGTGACGGCTTTGCCTGTAGCGGCGATTCCTATTTATGGAAGAAGTGCGGATAATATCAGGGACCACAGAAATGTTACGAGTATGCTTCATCGGATTTTCACGGTGAAAAACGGAGTGGCGGTGAATCCCACACTGACCTTTGATGAACGGGGACATCGGAAAAATACGGTAGTATACGGTGTATTCGGAAGAGGAAATGGAGAACTTCCCACGGGATTTTTACCGATAGCGGAAGACTTTATCGGGGAAGGCGGAGATTTCCAGACTCCGGGAGCATTATATAGTAACAGCATCAATACAGTACCTGCCGGTACCCGAGTGGATGGTCTGGAAGCCTTGGGAGGACTTGTGTTTGAAGAATTTACATTGAATCCCGGGGAAAAGGTTTCCTACGTGATAGCTCTCGGTTATGGGGAAGATGTGCAGGAATTGTCTGTAGCGGCAGATCATTACTTGACGGAAGAGGCTTTCTTTGAACAATTAACGAGGACTAAGACATATTGGAAGGAGAAGATTAACGTATCTTACGAATCAGGAGACGAAAACTTCGACCAATGGATGTATTGGGTGAATTTCCAACCTATGCTTCGGCGTATTTATGGTTGTTCCTTCCTGCCGCATCATGATTATGGGAAGGGTGGACGAGGATGGAGAGACTTATGGCAGGATTGTCTGGCACTTCTTATGATGAATCCATCGGGCGTCAGGGAAATGCTGCTGTCTAATTTCGGCGGCGTGCGCATGGATGGTACGAATGCAACAATTATCGGTAAGGGGCAAGGAGAATTTATTGCGGATAGGAATGGAATTGCCAGAGTATGGATGGATCATGGTATGTGGCCCTTTATGACATCTCATTTATATATGAGGCAGAGCGGCGACTTGGAATTTATGTTAGAGGAAGCAGAATACTTCAAGGATGCCCAAGGGTTCCGGGGAGAAGGGCAGGATAAGGAATGGTGCCAGGAAGACGGCTGCAAACAGAAGACGAGAGAAGGGATTATCTATCGGGGAACAATTTTGGAACACATCCTTCTTCAACATCTGACGGCTTTTTATGATGTAGGCGAGCATAATCATATGCGGCTTAGGGGCGCTGACTGGAACGATGCCCTCGATATGGCATCCGAGCGTGGAGAAAGTGTGGCTTTCACAGCAGCTTATGCAGGCAATATGGAGGAGATAGCGAATCTGCTTCTTTTTATGCAGGAGCAAGGCGGAGTGCAGACCATTGCGTTATTACAGGAAATGAAAGTGTTGCTGCAAGAAGGGGAGACACTTTATGAAAATATAGAAGAGAAAAAAAAGTTATTGACCCGTTACTGTGCGAGCTGTAGTCATATGATATCCGGCGAGAGGTTTATGATAGATATAAAAGAGCTGTCCCGAAATATACAAGGTAAGGCTGAATGGTTAAAAGAACATATTAGAAGGACAGAATGGCAGAAAAATGAAGAAGGATTCTCTTGGTACAACAGTTATTACGATAATAACGGCAGACGTGTGGAAGGAGATTATCAAAAGGGCGTCCGTATGATGCTGACCGGTCAGGTATTCGCTGTGATGTCGGGAACGGCTGAGAAAGCGCAGGTAGAAGAGATTATAAAAGCAGCGGATAGATATTTATATACACCGGAGGTTGGTGGTTATCGGTTGAATAATGATTTCGGAGAAATTAAGACCGATATGGGAAGAATGTTCGGTTTTGCTTATGGGCAGAAGGAAAATGGTGCTGTGTTCAGCCATATGACGACTATGTATGCCAATGCTTTATATAAGAGGGGATTTGTAAAAGAAGGCTTCCGGGTAGTGCAAAGTCTCTACCGTCATGCCAGCAATGCAGAAAAGTGTAAGATATATCCAGGAATTCCCGAATATATCGATCCGAAAGGAAGAGGTGTCTACCATTATCTCACGGGAGCAGCCAGTTGGATGCTTATGACAGTACTTACGCAGATGTATGGGGTAAAGGGCGAATATGGGAATCTGAAGCTGGAGCCAAAGCTTCTGGCGGAGCAATTTGATAAGAACCGCGAGGCGGCGGTACATCTGGAATTCGCAGGAAAGAAGTTATATGTGAAGTACTTGAATGAGCAGGGGAAAGAATACGGTGAGTATAAAGTAAAAGAAGTCATTATGAACGGGCAGCATGTGGCTGGTAAAGAGGCTGTTATCGGGAAAGAATATTTTAATTCCTGCCAGACAAAGAGAGAGAACGAGATTGTAGTGGTGCTTGGCTGA
- a CDS encoding AraC family transcriptional regulator has product MEKFRLFLDDNLKEKNTTDKYSFPFRVGYEHLSNYEQNSFPIHWHYEVEFTYVTEGCMEYQANDTLYKINAGNAIFTNSNVLHTARTTDGASDCSYLAFVLNPVIIFGYENSLIFNRYVDPICTDSGLFAKYLNGNSSFGGKVIALLLESAHILNAKEDGYELLLTEKLCSLWFLLFQELKPYLNKKETGTAMDIKRLKEAIGFIQSHYHEDISLQEIAASCYVSKSECCHLFKRTLRQTPFTYLLNYRIQKSLPLLLANDKSVTEIAEMLGFHGSSYFSETFRKFMNCSPSSYRKTHRK; this is encoded by the coding sequence ATGGAAAAATTCAGACTTTTCCTCGACGATAACCTGAAAGAAAAAAATACTACTGATAAATACTCCTTTCCCTTTCGTGTCGGTTATGAACATCTATCCAATTACGAGCAGAATTCTTTTCCTATTCATTGGCACTACGAAGTGGAGTTCACCTATGTGACAGAAGGTTGTATGGAATACCAGGCAAACGATACTTTATATAAAATAAATGCCGGAAATGCAATTTTCACCAACTCCAACGTTCTCCATACTGCCAGGACTACCGACGGAGCATCGGATTGCAGCTATCTTGCCTTTGTACTGAATCCCGTTATTATATTCGGCTACGAGAACAGCCTTATTTTCAATCGCTATGTGGATCCTATCTGTACCGATTCCGGATTATTTGCTAAGTATTTGAATGGGAATTCCTCATTTGGCGGCAAGGTGATCGCCCTGCTCTTAGAATCGGCACATATTCTGAACGCGAAGGAAGATGGCTATGAACTTCTATTAACAGAAAAGTTATGTTCGCTCTGGTTTCTTCTTTTTCAGGAACTAAAACCATACCTGAATAAAAAAGAGACAGGAACAGCTATGGATATTAAACGCTTAAAGGAAGCAATCGGCTTCATTCAATCTCATTATCATGAGGATATTTCTCTTCAGGAGATTGCCGCTTCTTGTTATGTGAGCAAAAGTGAATGCTGCCACCTCTTCAAACGTACGCTCCGCCAGACTCCTTTCACCTATCTACTTAACTATCGAATCCAAAAAAGCCTTCCCCTCTTACTGGCGAACGATAAATCCGTTACGGAAATTGCAGAAATGCTAGGTTTTCACGGGAGCAGCTATTTCTCAGAAACCTTTCGAAAATTTATGAACTGTTCCCCCAGCAGCTATCGCAAAACCCATAGAAAGTAG
- a CDS encoding 6-phosphofructokinase, with product MKGNIVVGQSGGPTAVINSSVAGVYAAAKKLGVKKVYGMVHGIQGFLQDNLCDLDEYLSDETGIELLKRTPSAFLGSCRFKMPKIEGHEEVYEKVFEFMEKHDIECLFYTGGNDSMDTVKMLSDYAAAHNKSQRFIGVPKTIDNDLPITDHCPGYGSAAKYIATSLKEIIRDNESFGVEKPTVCIVEIMGRHAGWLTAAAALAKGEDCSGVDAIYLPEVAFDMDKFMDKVKHLGATKSSVVIAVSEGVALADGRFVCELADADKAVDAFGHKQLSGTAAYLCSLVAAETGLKARAVEFSTLQRAATHLASLTDINEAFQVGHDAVLAAEEGKTGMMITLNRNGEDPYQCGTSAYDIHAIANVERPVPAEWITEDGCGLNEGYERYARPLIIGELQPLFINGLPRHLVRKK from the coding sequence ATGAAAGGAAATATTGTTGTTGGACAGTCCGGCGGCCCTACGGCTGTAATTAACTCATCGGTAGCGGGCGTATACGCAGCGGCTAAGAAATTAGGTGTAAAGAAAGTATATGGTATGGTACATGGTATCCAGGGATTTTTACAGGATAACTTATGTGACCTCGATGAATACCTTAGTGATGAGACGGGTATCGAACTGCTCAAGAGAACTCCTTCCGCATTTTTAGGTTCCTGCCGTTTTAAAATGCCGAAAATCGAAGGACATGAAGAAGTATATGAAAAAGTATTTGAATTCATGGAAAAGCATGATATTGAATGTCTGTTCTATACAGGTGGAAATGACTCCATGGATACGGTAAAGATGCTGTCCGATTATGCAGCAGCTCATAATAAATCTCAGAGATTTATCGGCGTGCCTAAGACGATTGATAACGATCTTCCGATTACGGACCACTGCCCGGGATATGGTTCGGCAGCGAAATATATCGCGACCAGCTTAAAAGAAATTATCCGTGATAACGAGTCATTCGGTGTTGAGAAACCTACCGTATGTATTGTAGAGATTATGGGACGTCATGCCGGATGGTTGACAGCAGCAGCAGCTCTTGCAAAAGGAGAGGACTGCAGTGGTGTAGATGCTATTTATCTTCCGGAAGTAGCTTTCGATATGGATAAGTTTATGGATAAAGTAAAACATTTAGGAGCGACCAAGAGTTCCGTAGTGATCGCTGTATCCGAAGGTGTAGCTTTGGCAGACGGACGTTTCGTATGTGAGCTTGCGGATGCGGATAAGGCAGTAGATGCATTTGGACACAAGCAGTTGTCCGGTACGGCTGCATATCTTTGCTCTTTAGTAGCGGCAGAAACAGGTCTTAAGGCTCGTGCGGTAGAATTCTCTACTTTACAGCGTGCAGCTACTCACCTCGCTTCTTTAACAGATATTAACGAAGCATTCCAGGTTGGACATGACGCTGTTCTTGCAGCAGAAGAAGGAAAGACCGGAATGATGATTACCCTTAATAGAAATGGTGAAGATCCTTATCAGTGCGGTACAAGCGCATACGATATCCACGCAATCGCTAACGTAGAGAGACCGGTACCTGCTGAATGGATTACAGAAGATGGATGCGGCTTGAACGAAGGTTATGAAAGATATGCAAGACCTCTTATCATCGGTGAATTACAGCCTTTATTCATTAACGGCTTACCGAGACATCTTGTAAGAAAGAAATAA